From bacterium:
GCGGATGGTCCTCGCCGCGATTTTCGGCGCGGCGCGGAATTCCCGCGAGGTCAAGCGTGAGCACCACGTTCGTGCAGGCCATTTCGTACTGGATCGAAAACAGCAGGAGGTCGAGCGCGGCCAGCGGTGTGCCGGATTCCAGGCCGCGAAGCACGTCGCCCGCGGCGCGCATCTCGCGGATGTAGTCGGTCCACGGCGTGAACGCACGTTCGGCGAACGCGCGCGGCCTGTCGTTGGCGAGCTTGTAGAGAATCTGAAAACCCGTGCTGCTCATGCCGATCTCGTAGAGATCGGGAAAGATCAGCGCGAGGTGCACGTCGACGTCGGCCGGGTTTTTGCGAAAGCTGCCGGCCTCGCCGCCGATATATCGGGACGCCCGCTCAACGCGGGACAAATCCACCGCCATGATCGATTTCCTTATCGAAAACCGGCGGGCGATGCGCTTCGCCGTTTCGTTATTGTTTGTCTGCCGCGCTTTTCGCCACGGCGTTTTCGTCGCGTCGTCGGGCCAGATCCTTCGCTTCGCTCAGGATGACGATTCTCGCCGGATGACGATTTTCGTCGGACGACGAATCTCACCGGAAGACGAATCTCGCAACTTCCGTCGTCGACGACGATCCTCTTAGCGATGCCCGCCGAAGTCCGCGACGAGGATGACAAAACCTCCGCGTCCCTCCGGTGTTGGGCCGAAGCCGAAACGCCAGCGGATATCACGCGTCTCGCGGCGCGCCGGTCGATAAAGCCCCGAGCCATCTGTCGGCGAGTCATCGGCCGGGGCGTCGTCCGCGGCCGGTTTGTCCGGCGCCGCCGGTTTTGGCTCGATGCCAAGCTCGCGTTCGAGCGCGTCGTCCGGCAGGGCGAGCCCGAACAGCGTGCCCACCGTCGCGCCGGCGAGTCCCCCCGCGATGAGGATCGTCGCGAAGTTCCGGTCCGCGTCCTCGTTTTCGTACGTGATGTTGATCGCCCCGGCGACGACGAGCCCCGCGCTCGTGCCGATCACCGCGCCGGCGAGAACCTCGTCGCCCTGACCGGCGCGCGCGGGCGCCGCAAAAACCAACGCGGCGGAAAGCACGATCGCCGAAATGGCAGCCCACGGGCCGTGTCTCACGCAATCGCCTCCCGCCAAAGCGGGAAACCATAACAAGCGGGGAGGAAATAGGAAATAGGGATGAGGAGGATTGAGGATCGAGGATTGAGGATTGAGTCATACCGTGTCGCGATGCGATCGATCCCGTACCCGCTCCCTTGCGGTCACGGTTCCAACGGTTTTGCCGGGTCCGCTCCCTTACGGTCGCGTTTCAAATTCTGCCATTCGGCTCCGCTGGTCGCGGTTCAAACGGCTTTAACGGCTCCGCGTGAGACGTTGCGATTTAACTCAATCCTCAATCCTCGATCCTCAATCCTCAATCGTTAAAAATGATACGCCACGAAAGCGAACACGCGCGAGCGGTCGCGCAACAAGCCCCAGAGGGTGTCGCGCTCGCCGAAAAAGACGTTCGCGCCGGCGCCGATGTGGAACGGGTCGGTGACGGACCACTCGACGATCGGCGTGAACTGGCCGTCCTCGCCGAAGACGTCGCCGTCGCGCGCCATCTCCCCGGTGATGTGCGAGAAATTGTAGGTGGCGACGCCCTGAAGCTGGAGCCGGTCGCGGAAAAACGCGGCGCGCCAGCCGAGAAACAGCATGGCCGTCGTCGGCGGGAAAAGCAGGTCCTCGCCGTCCGCGTCACCAACCGTGGAGTTCCAGAACGTGGCGCTCACCGTGGTGTCACCGGGAAACATATATTCGACATTGATCGCGGTGGAATAGGTCGGTTTTTCCACGGTCGTCAGGTCCTCGCGATAGACGTGCCGGCCCCACAGCGCCGTGCCCTCCGCGCGGATCGCGAACGCACCGACGGTCGTCGCCACGTCCGCGCCGGGGCCGTACAGGCGATGATGCACGACGCGAAACGGGTCGGTGACGGCGGCGGTCGGGATCTCCTCGACTCGGTCGGGCAGGGGGCCGTATCCCTCGGGCGTGCGCTCGAAGGCCCGCGCGATTTCGAGCAGGTCCGGGTTGATGTGAACGGTGGGGATCGGATCGTAAACGCTATAACCCATGACGTCGAAGTCGAACCCGCCCGCGCTTGCGCCGGCGCGAACCGCGCCGCCCGCGCGGGAAAAATCGTCGTCCGGGTTTTCGGTGCGTGCGTCGAAATACGACTGCTTCGATAGCTCGTCGGTCAGCTCGTCCTTCCAATCAGGAATCCAGAGATCGAGAAAGCGCTTGAGGTTACGATACGCCGGTTCGTCCTCGACGGGCGCGAGGATATCGCCAAGCGGGAATCGCTGCCCGAGCACCGCGCCCGCGTCGCCGGCGACCGTCAGGCGCGTCGGACGCAGGAACGGGATGACCAGACCCTCGACCTGAAACGCGCCGGCGTACCACGTCGCGTCGAGCGTCATCACCGGCAGGCGCGCAAGTCCGATCTCCGCGTCGAAGTAGCGGTCGAAGTTGTAGGGGTTGATGAGATCCGTCGGGCTGACGATGTCCGTCTTGCCCCAGGACCAGATCTTCTGCCCCGCGGTGAGATCGACCGGGCCGACGCGCCAGCGCGCGTACGCCTCCCACAATTCGGGCGTGTAGTGCGCGTCGTAGGCGTCCTCGTTGAAGGCGGCGTCGTACGTGACGATCCCGGAGATGCGTGCGGCCAGATCGCCGAAGGTGAAATCCCCCTGCGCGCGGACAAGTGTCAGCAGGGCGTAGATAAACTCGTCCTCGCCGTCGCGCGCGGTGTCGACGGCGGCCTTCTGCCACGCCTCGCCGGAAAGCACGCCGGCCGACACGGGGCCGGCGGCGGGTGCGTCGCCGAAAAAGTCATCCGGATCGTCAGGCGCGGCGGGCGCTTCGCCGAAAAACGCCGCGGAGTCGTCCCCGTCGCCTTGCGCGAACGCGATCGCCCCAAACGCGCAAAACGCGATCAGCGCGGCCATCGCGGCGAGGGATCGGGGAGCCGTCACCCTTGGCGTCGCTAGAGCTGCGACTCGTCTTTCAGGAACCGCTCGGTGAAATAGTCGTCGGCGATCTTCGCGTCGGCCATGTACTTCGTGATGGCAACCGTCGTGGACGTGCCTTTTTGCACGTTTTTCATTTCGAAACGCCGCGCGATCCACAGGCCGGGCTTGTACTCCTCGAGCCCGGCGACGGTCATCGTTTTCAGCAGCTTGCCGTCCTTGTCGGAAAACTCGGCCTTGGTGACGACCTTGTTGTCCTGGCGCACCCAATATTTGATCTTGCTGTATTCCGAACCGGTGGACGCCTTGGGCGCCGTCTCGACGACGTAATGCGCGGCGCCGTCCACCGTTTCGTCGGGCAGACGCTCGTGCGTGCCCTCCTCGGAATCGTGCGGGGAAAGGTCGTAATAGCTGAAGTCCGTGCCCATGAAGCTCGAGGATTTCTGTGACGAGGCGATGCGGCGCACGCGCTTTAGCGCCGGCAGGTAGAGAAGCTGATCGTCGTCGCGCCCTTTGTTCTCGACCACGAGGAACTTCGTGCCCGCCACGTCCGCCGGCGCTTCGAACGAAATCACCGTGCGGCCGAGCTTGTCCTCCATCTTGACGCGGCTACGCAGCTTGCGCTCGCGCGTTTGCCCCTTGGCGTTTGTCAGCGTCATGTCGAGTTGCAGGAGCATGTTCTCCTGATTGAAGCTCGACACCATGTCATCGACGATCTCGGACGCCTTCCTCTCGTCGGCGTGCGACGGCAAGGCGAAAACGGCGGCGGCGATCAATAGGACGAGGGCGAGGGCGCGCGGCATGTTTGGCTCCTTCGTATGATTCGATAAGTCCACACGCGGCATGCCGCGCGCGTCAAGCGGTCAGGCTTCGGGCATCGGATCGCGCGCCGTCTTCAGAAGATCCCACCAGATGATGGCGATCGCGAGGCCGTAAAACAGGCCCGAAAGCCCGCCCGCGCCCGCGACGACGACCGCGAACGATTCGTTGAGCTTGGTCAGCCACCAGCCGCCCACGTCCAGGATGACGCCGATAAAACCCATCAGCACAAGACCCGTTTTGGCCCTGTGCGGGATCGAGGTCTGGTTCCAGAGGATCCAGGACATCGCGAGTGCCAGAAGGCCCATGCCGAAAAAGTGCTGATGCGATATCGTCGCCAGGCGGTCCCACGGCATGCCCTCGTCGGGCTTGGTGACGATGGCGACCTCGTCGTATTCCGTCAGCGGGCGGAAGCTCGATTTGCCAAGCGGGTTGTGGCAGTTCACGCAGCGGTTGTCGAGAACCTCCATGACGGGGCCAAACGTTTTTTCGCGCGCGCCGGCGTCGAGCCATTCGAGAATCGTGTTCAGCTCGTCCTCGGTCTCCAGGTGCTCACGCATATCGCCGAGGACCATGTACTTGAGGCGCGTCATCGTCGGGTCGCCGTGGAAACGCACCTCGATATCGCGAAGGCTCATGCCCGGTTTTAAGTCGGCCTCATGCGTGGAGAAAAAGAGATTCGCGAGCGCCGTGAGATAGCCGAGGCCCAACACAAGCGCGAACATCGCTCCCGGAAGTTTCCGGTGCCAGACAGGTAAGTTTTTCATGGGGGCGGCTCAGTCGTGATCTTCCGGCCGGAAGATATCGTGGCACTTGTCGCACGAGTTTCCGAGCGCCCGGTACTTCTTGACGATCTCGCCCATGCCCGTGGCGCCGGCCAGATCGTTGGCCGCGACGACGGCCTCGTCCGCGAACTTCAGGAATTCGTCCTTGCGGTCCTTGTTTTGCGGCGGATCGAAATTCTTGGCGTTGGCAAGCTCCTTGGCGATCGTTTCCGCGTTTGTCTTCACGCCCGCCGTGTCGGCGTTCTCGACGGCCTTTTTGATCGCCTTGAAGACGTCCCGCACTTCTTCCATTTGCTTGTGAAGGGGCGAGTCCTCGTCGGCGACGAGCCGTGGCGCGTCGATGAGCGCGAACGCGACCATCGCCGCCAGCACCGTCAAACCCAAAACCTTTGCCGATAAACGCATATCTGAAAAACCTCCACGAAATTCGTCCCCGCGGGCGCCAAAAGTATAGGCGCACCTTTCGGCAGGAACAACGGATGGTTTTGCCGGAAATGGTGTGGATGTCGGACGAAGGCTTGTTCCGCTATCATCGCCGGCTAGGGGGACGCGGTGTCCGAAAAAGAAACCAAAACCGAAACCGAAACCGAAATCCTGCGGATCGCGTCGCGCCTGGCGGTCTGCCTTGTCGAGCCCATTCAACCCGGAAATATCGGCTCGGTCGCGCGCGCGATGAAAAACATGGGGATGAGCCGGCTCGTGCTCGTGCGTCCGCCCGACCTGGACGCGCCCGAAGCGCGCATGATGTCCGTCGGCGCCATCGACATTCTGCGGAGCGCCACAATCGCCGACACCGTTCGCGAGGCCGTCGCGCCGTTCCAAATTGTCGTCTCCACCACCGCGCGCGTGGGGCAAAAACGCCCGGCCGATTTCACGCCGCGCTCATTCGCCGCGCACGTCGCGCCGCTTCTTTCCGCCGGCGAGGAGGCCGTCGTCGTGTTTGGCCGCGAGGACAAGGGGCTGACGACGCGGGAGATCGACCTCGCGCCGCGCATCATCAATATCCCCGCCTCGCCGGAGTATCCGTCGCTCAACATCGCGCAGGCGGTGCTCATCGTCGGCTACGAGGTGTATTGTGCCCTGGCGGGCGAGGCGGCCGAGCGCGTGCCGGAGCGAAAGCTCGTCGACGCCGATCAGATCGAGCGCCTGTTCGAGCAGGTGCGCCCGCTGCTTTTGGAAATCGGGTTTCTCGATCCTTCGAATCCGGAGTTCATCCTGAGCGCGCTGCGAAAGATCGCCGGGAGGGCCGGGTTGAACTGGCGCGAGGCGAAGATCCTTCGCGGCATCTGTTCGGATATGGAATGGTATCTCAACCATGTGGCGGAAAAAGGAGAGCGCGATGGTTCGCGTGAAGTGGACGGGGGCCGCGGGCCTTCAGATCACGCACGAAGGCCGGACGTGGCTGATTGATCCGTACCACACGCGCTCGGGCAAGGGGAGCGTGTTGTTCGGCAAGCTCGCCAGCGACGAGGCGCGCGTCGCCGGGATCGCGGCCGGTTTGCCCGGCGAGTTGTCGGGCGTGATCGTCGGGCATACGCATTTCGATCATGCGCTCGACATCCCTTGGTTCGCGCGGCAAACGACCGTGCCGATCGTCGGCAGCGCGTCGCTTGAGACGCTGCTTGGCGTATTCGGCATCGCGGGCCGCGTGACGGTTTGCCGAGGCGGGGAGGAACAACCGCTCCCCGGCGGCGCGACGGTCAAGATGATTCCCTCGCGGCACGGCCTCGTGCTGTTCGGGCGCGTGCCGTATCCAGGCGAGGTGGAGCCCGGCGGCGAGCCGCCGCTTCCGGCCACGCGCTACCGCGTCGGCGGCATCTTCGCGCCGCTGATAAACGTCGGCGGAAAGTCGATCCTGCACATGGGAAGCGCGAATCTCGTGGACGAAGCCCTTGAGGGCGCGCGCGCGGATATCGTATTCATGTGCATCCCCGGCTGGAAACGCACGCCGGACTACCACAAACGCGTCCTGTCGCGCGTGCGTCCGTCGGTCGTCGTGCCGTTTCACTTCGACGACTTCACGCGGCCCTTCCGGGCCGACGGCTCCGCCCCCGACCTGCCGTTTTTCGGGCAGCCCGCCAAGGACGAGTTCGCGCGGGCAATCGCCGCGTGCGCGCCGGACGCGCGCATCGTCTTTCCGCGGACCAACGAGACGCTGGAGCTTTGATCGTGCCGGGACGGCGCGGACGATTCGGACTGACGCTTCGCGCGAAGCTGTTGTTCCTGTTGTTCGCGTTATCCGTGCTGCCCGCGGCCGTGACCTGGGTGACCGCGACGCACCTTATGAACGAGATGGCCGACGACGTGCTGCACGGCATCGACACGGCCGTGACGCGCGCTGAAAGCGCGCTGGCGCGCGATCCGGCCGACGCGCGCGGAAAGCAATTCGCGGATCACGTGCAGGCCATCGCGTCGATGCGTCACCGCGAAATGCTCTGGAATATGGCGGCGACGGGCGTCGGCCTGTTGCTGGGCCTCACCATTGTGTTGCTGGTTTTGTCGCGCCGGCTAGCGGGCCGTATGAGTGAGCCCATCGAGCGGCTGGCCAAAGCGATGTCGGACATGGACACGGGCGAGCGGATTTCCGATGCGATCCACCCGATCCCCGACGACACCGATCTGGCGCGGCTCTCGCGGGATTCGGGCGACGAGCTTGGCGATCTTGCCCGGCGCTTCAACACGATGGCGACGACGATCGCGCACCTGCGCGGCAATCTCGAGGAGTTCAAGGCGCGGATGGAGCGCGCGTCGCAAGCGCTCGACGAGCCGGACCTGCCGCCGGAGGATTCCCAGCGGCTCCAGCAACGGCGGCTGGAAGAGGCGGCCGGGAGCCTGGCGCAGCTCGATCGCGACACCGACGAGCTGTTGTCGATGGTTCGCCACGAATTGAAAACGCCGCTGACTTCGATCGTCGCAAGCTCCGAGGCCCTGCTTTCGAACCTGCCGTTCAGCCCGGAAAAGCGGACGGGGTTCATCCACATCATCCAAGAGGAGGCGCAGCGGCTGACGCGCCTCATCAACGAAGTGCTCGACCCCGCGCGGCCGTCGCCCGCGGCCGTGGGACGCGAGAGGCCCGTCGATCTGCGGGCCCGGCTGCGTCACGCGGTGCGCGCGGCGGCGCCGATCGCCGAAGCCAAGGGCGTGACGCTCGACATGGAAATCGATGATGACGAACGGTTGGCGAGCGTTCCGGCCGACGCGGACCGGCTGGCGCAGGCGGTCACAAACCTGCTCGACAACGCCATCCGGTTCACGCCCGCGGGCGGGCGCGTCGTGCTTGGCGCGGGCGTCAGGAGAGACGGCGACGAGCGGCGCGAAGTGGCGCACGTCTTTGTAAAAGACACCGGGCCGGGCATTCCGCCGGCCATCGAGGATCGTGTCTTCGAAAAATACGAGACGCTTGACCCGTCCACAAAAGACACCCCCGGCGGCCGCGGGCTCGGCATGGCGATCGCGCGGGAGATCGTCGAGGGACACGGCGGGCGCATCTGGTTTGCAACGGCGCCCGGCGGGGGTGCCATCTTCCACTTCACGCTGCCGCTGATGGAGCGCCACGCGGCGTCCGGCGGCGCCGCCGTGAATGTTTGACCGGCAATCCGGCCGCGTGATATCCGGTTGAGCCCTTCGCGGGAGCGTCGATGAACATCCTCGGAATCAGCGCGTTCTATCACGATTCGGCGGCGGCGCTTGTCGTCGACGGCGAGATCGTGGCCGCCGCGCAGGAGGAGCGCTTCACCCGCGTCAAGCACGACGAGGGATGGCCGGAGCACGCCATCGACGCGGTCCTCGCGCAGGCGGGCATCAAGGCCGGGGATCTCGACCTTGTCGCTTTCTACGACAAGCCGTTCAGGAAATTCGAAAGGCTTTTGAAAAGCTTTCTCAACGACGCGCCGCGCGGATATCGGTTATTCCTGCACGCGATGCCGCTTTGGGTTCGCCAGAAACTGCACATCCACGGCATCGCGGAGCGCGAACTCGGGTACAAGGGGACGATCGTTTTCCCGGAGCACCACGAATCGCACGCGGCGTCCGCGTTTTATCCGTCACCGTTTGACGAGGCGGCGTTCCTGACGATGGACGCCATCGGCGAATGGACGACGACGAGCTTCGGCATCGGCCGCGGCAACGACATCGAGATCCTCGCCCAGATTCGCTTCCCGCACTCGCTGGGCCTTTTGTACTCCGCCTTCACGGCGTATTGCGGATTTCGCGTCAACTCCGGCGAATACAAGCTGATGGGCCTTGCGCCCTACGGCGAGCCGAAATACGCCGACCGCATCCGCGACCGTCTCATCGACATCAAGGACGACGGCTCGTTTCGCCTGAACCCGGAGTATTTCACCTACATCGTCGGCACGCGCATGACCGGGAAAAAATTCGACGCGCTGTTCGACGGGCCGCCGCGAAAGCCCGAGAGCCCGACCGATCCGCGTTACATGGACATCGCCGCGTCCGTCCAGGCGGTGACCGAGGAGGTCGTCTCCAAGGCCGCGCGGCACGTGCGGCGCGAAACGGGCATGACGCGCCTTTGCATGGCCGGCGGCGTGGCGCTCAACTGCGTCGCGAACGGGAAGCTGCTGCGCGAAGGGACCTTTGATGCCATCTGGGTGCAACCTGCGTCCGGCGACGCGGGCGGGGCGCTTGGCGCGGCGCTGTGGGCTTGGCACCGATACCACGGCGCGCCCCGCACGCCGCGCCCCCGGGGCACGCAGGGCGGCTCGTATCTTGGCCCCGCGTACGATGACGACGCCATCGCGGCGTACCTCGACGGCATCGGCGCGCCTTACCGGCGCCTGTCGCGCGACAAGCTTTTGCGCGAGACGGCCGAGCGCCTGGCGAATGAACAGGTGGTCGGCTGGTTTCAGGGGCGCATGGAGTACGGCCCGCGCGCGCTCGGGGGGCGGTCGATCCTCGGCGATCCGCGCTCGCCGGCGATGCAGCGCGTCATGAATCTGAAGATCAAGTACCGCGAGTCGTTCCGTCCCTTTGCGCCCGCGGTCCTGGCCGACCGCGCGGGTCAGTGGTTCGACCTTGCGTGCGAATCGCCCTACATGCTGCTTGTCGCCGATGTGCGCGGCGAGCATCGCAAGGCGCTTACCGACGAGGAGAAGAAGCGCACGGGGCTCGATCTTCTCAACACGCCGCGCTCGTCGATTCCCGCCGTGACGCACGTCGATGGCTCCGCGCGCGT
This genomic window contains:
- a CDS encoding B12-binding domain-containing radical SAM protein; this encodes MAVDLSRVERASRYIGGEAGSFRKNPADVDVHLALIFPDLYEIGMSSTGFQILYKLANDRPRAFAERAFTPWTDYIREMRAAGDVLRGLESGTPLAALDLLLFSIQYEMACTNVVLTLDLAGIPRRAENRGEDHP
- a CDS encoding outer membrane lipoprotein-sorting protein; translation: MPRALALVLLIAAAVFALPSHADERKASEIVDDMVSSFNQENMLLQLDMTLTNAKGQTRERKLRSRVKMEDKLGRTVISFEAPADVAGTKFLVVENKGRDDDQLLYLPALKRVRRIASSQKSSSFMGTDFSYYDLSPHDSEEGTHERLPDETVDGAAHYVVETAPKASTGSEYSKIKYWVRQDNKVVTKAEFSDKDGKLLKTMTVAGLEEYKPGLWIARRFEMKNVQKGTSTTVAITKYMADAKIADDYFTERFLKDESQL
- a CDS encoding RNA methyltransferase, with the protein product MSEKETKTETETEILRIASRLAVCLVEPIQPGNIGSVARAMKNMGMSRLVLVRPPDLDAPEARMMSVGAIDILRSATIADTVREAVAPFQIVVSTTARVGQKRPADFTPRSFAAHVAPLLSAGEEAVVVFGREDKGLTTREIDLAPRIINIPASPEYPSLNIAQAVLIVGYEVYCALAGEAAERVPERKLVDADQIERLFEQVRPLLLEIGFLDPSNPEFILSALRKIAGRAGLNWREAKILRGICSDMEWYLNHVAEKGERDGSREVDGGRGPSDHARRPDVAD
- a CDS encoding MBL fold metallo-hydrolase produces the protein MVRVKWTGAAGLQITHEGRTWLIDPYHTRSGKGSVLFGKLASDEARVAGIAAGLPGELSGVIVGHTHFDHALDIPWFARQTTVPIVGSASLETLLGVFGIAGRVTVCRGGEEQPLPGGATVKMIPSRHGLVLFGRVPYPGEVEPGGEPPLPATRYRVGGIFAPLINVGGKSILHMGSANLVDEALEGARADIVFMCIPGWKRTPDYHKRVLSRVRPSVVVPFHFDDFTRPFRADGSAPDLPFFGQPAKDEFARAIAACAPDARIVFPRTNETLEL
- a CDS encoding HAMP domain-containing protein; protein product: MPGRRGRFGLTLRAKLLFLLFALSVLPAAVTWVTATHLMNEMADDVLHGIDTAVTRAESALARDPADARGKQFADHVQAIASMRHREMLWNMAATGVGLLLGLTIVLLVLSRRLAGRMSEPIERLAKAMSDMDTGERISDAIHPIPDDTDLARLSRDSGDELGDLARRFNTMATTIAHLRGNLEEFKARMERASQALDEPDLPPEDSQRLQQRRLEEAAGSLAQLDRDTDELLSMVRHELKTPLTSIVASSEALLSNLPFSPEKRTGFIHIIQEEAQRLTRLINEVLDPARPSPAAVGRERPVDLRARLRHAVRAAAPIAEAKGVTLDMEIDDDERLASVPADADRLAQAVTNLLDNAIRFTPAGGRVVLGAGVRRDGDERREVAHVFVKDTGPGIPPAIEDRVFEKYETLDPSTKDTPGGRGLGMAIAREIVEGHGGRIWFATAPGGGAIFHFTLPLMERHAASGGAAVNV
- a CDS encoding carbamoyltransferase; the encoded protein is MNILGISAFYHDSAAALVVDGEIVAAAQEERFTRVKHDEGWPEHAIDAVLAQAGIKAGDLDLVAFYDKPFRKFERLLKSFLNDAPRGYRLFLHAMPLWVRQKLHIHGIAERELGYKGTIVFPEHHESHAASAFYPSPFDEAAFLTMDAIGEWTTTSFGIGRGNDIEILAQIRFPHSLGLLYSAFTAYCGFRVNSGEYKLMGLAPYGEPKYADRIRDRLIDIKDDGSFRLNPEYFTYIVGTRMTGKKFDALFDGPPRKPESPTDPRYMDIAASVQAVTEEVVSKAARHVRRETGMTRLCMAGGVALNCVANGKLLREGTFDAIWVQPASGDAGGALGAALWAWHRYHGAPRTPRPRGTQGGSYLGPAYDDDAIAAYLDGIGAPYRRLSRDKLLRETAERLANEQVVGWFQGRMEYGPRALGGRSILGDPRSPAMQRVMNLKIKYRESFRPFAPAVLADRAGQWFDLACESPYMLLVADVRGEHRKALTDEEKKRTGLDLLNTPRSSIPAVTHVDGSARVQTVAREDNELFYDLIAAFADQTGVPVLVNTSFNVRGEPIVEKPEDAYRCFMRTEMDLLVMGSLLLEKTSQPKVEETHDWRQEFPPD